TCCTCCGGTGTCGGCCGGGGGGCCTCCCCGTACACCGTCGAGGAGGAGGTAAAGGCGATGTGTTCGACACCGACCTCGGCCATGCGCTCCAGGATCGAGAGGGTCATTCCAGTGTTCTCCTCGAACTGCGAGCGGGGGTTCGGGTCGTTCACGTCCTTTCTGGCGGCCAGGTGAAAGACCACGTCAGTGTCGGCGTCGATGGCCTCGGCGACGACGCTGTCCCGGGTGAGGTCGCCGTGGACGAACGACGCCCCCTCGGGGATCCACTCGCGCCGGCCGTTCGAGAGGTCGTCGACGACGGTGACAGCGGCCCCGATCGAGAGCAGGCGTTCGGCGAGATGAGAGCCGACGAAGCCCGCGCCACCGGTCACGACAGCATGACTTTCAGACAGATCCATACGGGCGGATCCGAACCGGCGGCCAAGTGTTTTGCGGTACTCGGGAGAATCACAACATATTCCCTCTGCAGGGCGAATGCTGCGGTATGCAGGACGACCGTTCGGTGACGGTGCTTCGCCTGGGACACCGACCGGGTCGGGACGACCGGATGACGACCCACGTCGGCCTTACGGCGCGCGCACTGGGCGCGGACGAAGTGATTTTCCCAGCAAACGCCACCGACGCCCTGGAGACGACCCGGGATGTCACCGAGCGGTTCGGTGGGCCCTTCGAAGCGAGGCCGACGGATTCGCCGGTTGGTGAGGTTCGGGGCTGGGATGGACCGGTCGTCCACCTCACGATGTACGGTGAGCCGGTCCAGGAACGCGTGGGAACCATCCAGGCCGAATCAGTTGGCCAGGATCTACTGGTCGTCGTCGGCTCGGAGAAAGTTCCATTCGATGTGTACGAGGCGGCCGACTGGAACGTCGGCGTGACGAACCAGCCCCACTCGGAAGTCGCAGCCCTCGCCGTGTTTCTCGATCGGTATTTCGACGGCCGGGAACTCGATCGGAGCTTCGAGAACGCCGAACGACGGGTCGTCCCGACGGCGCTTGGCAAGGAGGTCAAAGAGCCGGGAAGCGAGGAGCCGTAGACGGCTCAAAAGACTTACCTACCGTGGCGGTCCCATATACCCATAATGGCTTTTGAGGAGCTACTCGAGGACCCTGTCATCCAGAAGTACCTCAACGAGTTGGTAGGGCCCAAGGGCAT
This region of Halodesulfurarchaeum sp. HSR-GB genomic DNA includes:
- a CDS encoding tRNA (cytidine(56)-2'-O)-methyltransferase, with the protein product MQDDRSVTVLRLGHRPGRDDRMTTHVGLTARALGADEVIFPANATDALETTRDVTERFGGPFEARPTDSPVGEVRGWDGPVVHLTMYGEPVQERVGTIQAESVGQDLLVVVGSEKVPFDVYEAADWNVGVTNQPHSEVAALAVFLDRYFDGRELDRSFENAERRVVPTALGKEVKEPGSEEP